A region of Peromyscus maniculatus bairdii isolate BWxNUB_F1_BW_parent chromosome 7, HU_Pman_BW_mat_3.1, whole genome shotgun sequence DNA encodes the following proteins:
- the LOC143274376 gene encoding uncharacterized protein LOC143274376, producing MDAESPRPECYNPPDSAGGTGGSCSGPQTAEDEFLLPPQLPVAYEEGGTKQRSSGPAAPRPSDVQTSCLPQPRNPAAWLTDGSSFLQEGERRAGAAVTTESEIVWTSPLLPGTSAQKAELIALTQALRMAEARRTRN from the exons atggacgccgagtcaccccgccccgagtgttacaacccccccgacagcgccggagggaccggcggctcctgcagcggcccccaaacagcggaggatgagttcctgcttcctccccaattgccggtcgcctacgaggaaggcgggacaaagcagcgaag ctctggtccagcagcccccagaccgagtgatgttcagaccagttgtctccctcaaccccgcaaccctgctgcctggctcacggatgggagcagcttcctccaagaaggagaacggagggccggagcagccgtcaccaccgaatcggagatagtttggacctcaccactgctacctggaacatcggcccaaaaggcagagctgatcgcgctgacccaggccctccggatggcagaagcccggaggaccaggaactaa